The genomic segment GCGAGGATCTACCGGGGCCTGCTTTTGAGTCGGCCCAACGCAGAGCGGCTGCGAATGGGGTGTGAGATGTTCGAGACGGCGAAAGCGCTCACGCTGGCAGGGCTCCGGGCACAGGGAGAAGAGCGCCTGGAGGAGCGTTTGTTCCTGAGGTTCTACGGGGCCGATTTCTCGGAAAGCGAGCGAGATGAGATCCTGGAGCAGATCCAGAAGAGGCAGACAGGTCCGCGACCCGTGACCCGTGACCCGTGACCGACATGACCTACATCCGTGACCTGATCGAGATCCCAGAGCGCGTCCAGACTCACCGGGAACGGCGCGGGGGAAGCGGGCGTTGCACTGGAAGCCGTCGCCATGGGTGGGCCGGCATGACCGCCCACGCCTACCTGCGTTGGCTCCAGACCCAAGGGGAGCGGCCTTCCCGCCACGTCCAGCTCGACGAGGAGAGGACGGACTGGCTCTTCCAGCGGCGCGGGCTTCACCAGCGGCGCGCCCCGGGCACCACGTGCCTTTCCGTCTTGCGCGCCATGAAGTCCCCCGGCGACCCGGCCCGCAACGACAGCAAGGGCTGCGGGGGGGTGATGCGGGTGGCCCCGGTTGGCCTGTTTGCCTGGCGGTCGGGGCAGCATCGGGCGCAGGAGGATGCCTTCCATCTGGGTGCCCAACTTGCGGCGCTGACCCACGGCCACCCGACCGGTTCGCTGACCGGCGGGGTCTTGGCCGTGCTGATCCTGGAACTGACCGACGGGGCCGACCTGCCGGAGGCCTTGGTGGCGGCCAAGGCCTGTCTGCGCGCGAGGGCCGGCCACGGGGAGACGCTGCGGGCACTCNNNNNNNNNNNNNNNNNNNNNNNNNNNNNNNNNNNNNNNNNNNNNNNNNNNNNNNNNNNNNNNNNNNNNNNNNNNNNNNNNNNNNNNNNNNNNNNNNNNNGACCGGCGGGGTCTTGGCCGTGCTGATCCTGGAACTGACCGACGGGGCCGACCTGCCGGAGGCCTTGGTGGCGGCCAAGGCCTGTCTGCGCGCGAGGGCCGGCCACGGGGAGACGCTGCGGGCACTCGAGCGGGCAGAGGAACTGGCCGTTTCCGGCGGCGGCCACGACGAAGCGATCGCCGCGCTCGGACAGGGCTGGGTGGCCGAGGAGGCCTTGGCCATTGCGGTCTACTGCTCCCTGGTGGCCCGGG from the Thermodesulfobacteriota bacterium genome contains:
- a CDS encoding ADP-ribosylglycohydrolase family protein produces the protein MTAHAYLRWLQTQGERPSRHVQLDEERTDWLFQRRGLHQRRAPGTTCLSVLRAMKSPGDPARNDSKGCGGVMRVAPVGLFAWRSGQHRAQEDAFHLGAQLAALTHGHPTGSLTGGVLAVLILELTDGADLPEALVAAKACLRARAGHGETLRAL